The following proteins come from a genomic window of Edaphobacter sp. 4G125:
- a CDS encoding KpsF/GutQ family sugar-phosphate isomerase — MMSDAALTARDHTLPSEFVRIEARSLLELAMRLDGAMLPAFHQAVSLLLEAVTRQNRVIVTGIGKSGIIARKIAATLRSTGTPAHYLHPADAVHGDLGMLSRGDTVITLSASGETEELLRLLPLLKRLADKLITLCGNPASTLAQASDIVLDTSVSTEACPHNLAPTASTTVMLALGDALALEVSRRRGWRREDFAELHPGGRLGKRLARVGELMHTGDAMPHVGPATPMPQVIYEMSRKKLGMTTVLMEDRQLLGMISDGDLRRLLERDGGQALEHTAGEIMNPKPVTITVDAFASSALALMEEKKITSLIVISSNGHAEGVLHLHDLWTLELI, encoded by the coding sequence ATGATGTCCGACGCTGCCCTCACCGCACGAGATCACACTTTACCTTCGGAGTTTGTTCGCATCGAGGCGCGCTCTCTGCTGGAACTGGCAATGCGCCTGGACGGAGCCATGCTTCCTGCCTTCCACCAGGCAGTTAGCCTGTTGCTGGAAGCAGTAACGAGGCAAAATCGCGTGATCGTTACGGGAATTGGAAAGAGCGGCATCATCGCCCGAAAGATCGCCGCTACACTGCGCTCCACCGGGACTCCGGCACATTATCTGCACCCCGCAGACGCAGTACATGGCGATTTGGGGATGTTGTCGCGCGGCGATACCGTTATCACTCTTTCGGCAAGCGGCGAAACCGAAGAGTTGCTACGACTGCTTCCCCTGCTCAAGCGATTGGCAGACAAGTTAATTACGCTCTGCGGGAATCCGGCATCCACTCTGGCGCAGGCTAGCGACATTGTTCTGGATACAAGCGTTTCTACCGAAGCATGTCCGCATAACCTCGCGCCGACAGCTTCAACGACCGTCATGCTCGCTCTCGGCGATGCCCTGGCGCTCGAGGTCAGTCGCCGTCGTGGATGGCGACGAGAGGACTTCGCCGAACTGCATCCTGGCGGAAGGCTGGGCAAGCGACTGGCGCGTGTGGGTGAACTGATGCATACGGGTGATGCGATGCCACATGTTGGGCCTGCAACGCCAATGCCTCAGGTGATCTACGAAATGTCGCGCAAGAAGCTCGGCATGACCACCGTTCTAATGGAAGACAGACAGCTACTGGGGATGATCTCGGACGGCGACCTGCGCCGTCTGCTGGAAAGAGATGGCGGACAGGCGCTTGAGCATACAGCTGGCGAAATCATGAATCCAAAGCCAGTAACTATCACTGTCGATGCATTTGCTTCCTCTGCATTGGCCTTGATGGAGGAGAAGAAGATCACCTCGCTGATCGTGATCTCGTCGAACGGCCACGCGGAAGGCGTGCTGCACCTGCATGACCTGTGGACGCTGGAACTGATCTGA